Proteins from a genomic interval of Thamnophis elegans isolate rThaEle1 chromosome 2, rThaEle1.pri, whole genome shotgun sequence:
- the GPRC5C gene encoding G-protein coupled receptor family C group 5 member C, with the protein MATSRTQLPCLWLLVLSMTTCLAQGTSPPPSPPPGCGKDLNSIYYNLCDLSVAWGVVLEAVASFGVVTSFVLTVVLVASLPFIQDYRKKSLIGTQAFFLLGTLGLFCLTFAFIVKQDFSTCASRRFLFGVLFAICFSCLAAHSLSLNFFARQNTGPRGWVTFGMAFVLVLVEVIINVEWLIITVVRNDGSAKDPCELKNEDFVMALIYVMFLQVATFIATWPVLCGHYKHWRKHAIFILLTTSFSMAIWIVWIVMYVYGNQQDQRSTWDDPTLAIALVSNASVFVLFYVIPEISQVVKPGPEEAYEDDVYPTRGVGYETILKEQKSQSMFVENKAFSMDEPSSAKKPVSPYSGYNGQLLTSVYQPTEMTLIHSGPLDAPYDVILPRATANSQMMGSANSTLRADDAYVSQSKQALAQKDGRNGQVSEMASSPYSKHRW; encoded by the exons ATGGCTACATCCAGGACACAATTGCCATGTCTTTGGCTTCTTGTGCTTTCCATGACGACATGTTTAGCACAAGGGACTTCACCACCACCATCCCCACCGCCTGGATGTGGCAAGGACTTGAACTCCATCTACTACAACCTCTGTGACCTATCTGTCGCCTGGGGTGTTGTCTTAGAAGCTGTGGCCAGCTTTGGTGTTGTCACCAGCTTTGTCCTCACTGTGGTCTTAGTGGCCAGTCTGCCTTTTATCCAAGACTACCGGAAGAAGAGCTTAATAGGGACTCAAGCTTTCTTTCTGTTGGGCACTTTGGGGCTTTTCTGCTTGACCTTTGCCTTCATTGTCAAGCAAGACTTCTCAACATGTGCTTCACGACGCTTCCTCTTTGGTGTCCTCTTTGCAATCTGCTTCTCCTGCCTGGCTGCCCATAGCCTCAGTCTCAATTTCTTTGCCCGGCAAAACACTGGACCTCGGGGATGGGTCACCTTTGGCATGGCTTTTGTCCTCGTCTTGGTTGAAGTCATCATCAACGTTGAGTGGCTCATTATTACTGTGGTGAGGAATGATGGTAGTGCCAAGGATCCTTGTGAACTGAAGAACGAGGACTTTGTCATGGCACTCATCTATGTAATGTTCTTGCAAGTAGCTACTTTCATTGCTACTTGGCCTGTCTTGTGTGGCCATTACAAGCATTGGAGAAAGCATGCCATTTTCATTCTCCTCACTACTTCCTTTTCGATGGCCATCTGGATAGTATGGATTGTTATGTATGTGTATGGCAACCAGCAGGACCAGAGATCAACCTGGGATGACCCCACCTTGGCTATTGCTCTTGTCTCCAATGCctcagtttttgttttgttttatgtcaTTCCTGAGATTTCTCAGGTGGTCAAGCCAGGACCAGAGGAGGCCTATGAGGATGATGTCTACCCCACACGGGGGGTTGGTTATGAAACAATCCTCAAGGAGCAGAAATCCCAAAGTATGTTCGTGGAGAACAAAGCTTTCTCAATGGATGAACCTTCTTCAG CTAAAAAGCCTGTGTCTCCATACAGCGGATACAATGGGCAGCTTCTGACAAGCGTCTATCAGCCCACAGAGATGACTTTAATACACAGCGGGCCT TTGGATGCCCCTTATGATGTCATCCTCCCTCGTGCTACGGCCAACAGCCAAATGATGGGAAGTGCCAATTCTACCCTGCGTGCCGATGATGCTTATGTTTCACAGAGTAAGCAAGCATTggctcagaaagatggaaggaatggGCAAGTGAGCGAAATG GCTTCGTCTCCATATAGCAAGCACAGATGGTAG